ACTCACTTTTTGTCATTCTGAGGAGCGGCTCTTGAAAACACGCAACCAAGTGAATTCAAACAAGCGACGAAGAATCTCGCCAGTTGCTTGAGCGATCCTTCGCTTCGCTCAGGATGACAAAGCGAGTTTTGCGCTTTTGCCTTTTTTGGCACGCGATGAGCGGTAGTCGCGGCGATGTGATCAAAGCGTTTGCAGAAGATTTCAACAAGACCAACAAGCATGGGATTACCGTCAAGCCCGAATTCACCGGCTCGTATGCCGAGACGGTCACTAAAGCGCTCGCGGCATACAAGACCGGTAAGCCGCCGCACATTGTGCAAGTGTACGAAGTCGGCACGCAAACGATGCGCGATTCCAAAGCGATTATCCCGATCCACACGCTCAATCGCGGCGATGTAGATTTCGGCGATGTCGTTCAACCGATCGTCAAGTACTATAGCGTCGGCGGTCAAGTCGTCTGCATGCCGTTCAACAGTTCGACGGCGATGTTGTACTACAACAAAGACATCTTTAAGAAAGCCGGACTGGATCCGAACAAACCACCCACGACCTTTGATGAAGTGTACGACTACGGAAAGAAAATCGTGACGAGCGGCTCGGCAAAGGGCGGTATTTCGTTCGGTTGGCCCGCGTGGATTTTTGAACAGATGTACGGCACGCACAATCAGTTGTTTGCGAACCAAGACAATGGACGAAGCGGTCTCGCGAACGAGGTTTATATCAACAACGCGTTCGGCGTCAAGGTGCTGACGGAATGGCAAAAGTGGTCGAAGGACAAGGTGCTCGTGTACGGCGGTCGCGAGTACGATGCGAACGCGCCGTTCCTCGCCGGCGAGTTTGCGATGCTCGTCCAATCCACGTCGAGTCTCGGCGGCATTCAAAACAGCGCCAAGGGCAAGTTTGAAATCGGCACGACATTCTTGCCGCGAATGCCCGGTTATCCAACTGGCAACACTGTCGTCGGCGGTGGTTGTCTGTGGGTGATGAAAGGTCGTTCCGATGCCGAAAACCTCGCGGCGTGGGAATTTCTCAAGCATGTCAACAAACTGGACAACCAGATCACCTGGCACAAAAAGACCGGCTATTTCCCGGCTACGAACGTGGCGGTGCAATCGCTGATGAATGAGGGTTGGTTCGCCAAAGAACCAAACTATCTGACCGCGTTCATGGAAATTCTGGTCGGCGTGGACACACCCGCCGGGCGCGGTGTTCTGCTCGGTAACTTTGTCGAGATTCGCGATGTCGTCGGCGCGGCAATCGAAGAAGCGGTTGTGAATATGAAAGACCCCAAGACCGTTCTCGACGCGGCGCAAAGCAAGACGAATCAAGTTCTCAAAGATTACGCCGAAGTCAACAAGTAGTCCAATAGTGCGATAGTTATCTAGTGCGATAGTTGGGTGACAACTATCGCACTAGCCCACTATCGCACCATCGAACTAAACTATGCAAACGCGTTTCCCCAACAAAATTCTCCCCTATCTATTGCTCTCGCCGAGCGTGATTGTCGTGCTCATCTTTTTCGTCGTGCCGAGCGCGCAGAGCATTTACGCCAGTTTCTTTCGCAGTAACATTTCCGGCACGCGCCAGATTTTTGTCGGCTTGCGGAACTTTGAGCAGTTGTTCACGACGAGCGAGTACCTGAATTCCTTGCAGGTCACGTTGCTCTTTGCGCTTTTTGTCGTCGTCGTGGGCTTGTCGCTCAGTCTGTTCATCGCGATGGTCGCGAATCAACGCCTGCGCGGGTTTACGATTTATCGCACGCTGTTGATTTGGCCCTATGCGCTTTCGCCGAATATCGCCGGCACGATCTGGGCGTTGATGCTCGAGCCGACGATTGGGATGGCGACGAACGCGATCAACACGCTCGGTCTTCATTTCGATTGGCGCGGTAACGCCACGCACGCGTTGTTGTTTATCGCGCTGGCGGCGACCTGGAAGATGCTGGGTTACAACATCATCTTTTTCCTCGCCGGGATTCAGGGCTTGCCGACTGAAATTCTCGAAGCCGGTTCGGTAGACGGCGCGAATGCCTGGACGAAATTCTGGAAGATTACGTTTCCGTTACTCTCGCCCACCACATTTTTCCTGTTGATCATGAACACGCTCTATGCGTTCTTTGAAGGGTTCGGCTTGATTCACGTCACGACGAACGGCGGACCGGGGTACGCAACCGACTTGCTGGTCTACAAACTGTATCGCGACGGATTCATCGCGATGAACACGGGGTTTGCGTCGGCGCAATCGGTGGTGTTGCTCTTTATCGTCGCGTCGTTGACGCTGTTGCAATTCCGCTACGCCGGACGGCGCGTATTCTACGGAGCATAACGTTATGAGCATCATCCGATTGACTCGCGCCACGCTCGCCCATGCCGTTATGTTAGCGGCGGTCCTGCTGACGCTGTTCCCGATGCTGTATGCGATTTTGGTAAGCACGCAGACGGCGCAAGAGTACTATCGCTTTCCGCCGAATCTCCTGCCCGGCACGGGCACGCTCCAAAATTATCAGATCGCGTTCGACCGTGCGGCGCTGTTGCGGCTCGTGTTCAACACGACCTTTATCTCGCTAGCGGTCGCGGCGGGCAAAATGATCTTGAGCGTAACGGCGGGGTTTGCGTTCGTGTATTTCGATTTTCGCGGCAAGATGTTTTTCTTTGGCTTGATCTTTCTCACCCACATGTTGCCGGTGCCCGTCCGCATCGTGCCGACGTTTCAATTGATGGATCAATTCGGCTGGGTCAACACCTACTGGGCGCTGACGATTCCGTTTTTTGCCAGCGCGACCGGCACGTTGCTCTTTCGCCAACTGTATATGACGATTCCCCCATCGCTCGCGGACGCCGCGCGCATAGATGGCGCGGGACCGCTACATTTCTTGTGGAGCATCATCATCCCGATTTCGCGAACGAATTTGATGGCGCTGTTTCTGATCGAGTTCATTTACATGTGGAATCAGTACCTGTGGCCCCTCGTGATTGCGAATGCAGAAACGACGCGCGTGATTCAGGTCGGTTTGAAGCAATTGATCGCGACGGATGCGGCAGTGGATTGGAACATTGTGATGGCAGGCACTGTGGTCGCGATGGTTCCGCCGCTCATCGTCTTGCTGCTGACGCAAAAGAGTCTCGTGACCGGTCTGTCACTCTTTGAAGAAAAGTAAAGGCGCGGCGCGCACACCGTCGTCGTCCTCCCCGGCGTCACGCGGCGCGAGCATCCGGCGAGCGCGCCGGTCAAGCCGGATTTCGGGTTGGAGCGTGCGCGCGGGGTTTTGGAATTATTGTAGCCGTAGGGAGAAACCTTGCACAGGTTTGCAAACCTGCGCAAGGTTGCCTTGTACCTTGCCTTGTTTGCGCGCGACGTTTGTGCTATAATCATCCCAGACGACATCCTTGGAGGTCGCGGTGGATTCCGAAGCTCTGCTCGTTCGACGCAAAATCATCGGCGTGTTAATCCGCGCCGCGCGCGAAAAATCGCATCGCACGGTGCAACAGGTCGCGCAACGACTCGGCGTCACTGCCGCGCGCGTGCGGCAGTACGAAAACGGCGCGCGCGATGTAACGCTCCCCGAATTGGAATTACTCGCGCTCTTTTTCGAAATGCCCCTCAGTTATTTTTTGGATGCGTCCTCGCTAGTGCAAGAGGAATCGCCTTTTCCGCCCACGCAAGAAGAAATTCGCAAACGCAAAATCGCGCTCGGCGCGAAACTGAAACAGGCGCGGGTTGCCGCCGGCAAATCGAAGGAAGAGTGCGCCGAACTGCTGGGATGCAAACCGGGCACCATCGCGCGCTATGAACGCGGGCTGGGCGACGTATCGGTGACGTTGCTGGAACTGCTCGCGGAATTTTTGGGCGTCAAGCTGTTTTATTTTGTCGAAGATACTAAAACTGTCGAACGCGGCGGTGTGCTCGATCTCGAAAAACTGGCGCGCTTGCCGAAAGACGTGCGCGGTTTTGTGCTCGATCCGTCGAACCTCGCATACCTCCGGATGGCGATCAAGTTTGGCGATTTGCCGACGAACAAACTGAAAGAACTGGGCGAAATTTTGCTCGTGGTGCACTAGCGGTTGTTTTAGGAAAATAGTTAACCTTGCGAAGGTGTATTAACCTTCGCAAGATTTTTGGAGTATGCTGTGTCCGCGCAGGCGCTGTACGAACAAGGCAAACAATTGTACGATGCCGGCTCGTTGCACGAGGCGATGGCAGCGTTTCAACGCGCGCGCGCCGAATTTTTGACAGCGGGCGAATTGGCGCAAGCCGCCACCGTCGGCAACGACCTGGGCGTCGTGTACTACCTCTCCGGTCGCGGCGCGGAAGCATCGCAAGTCCTCGAAGATACGCTCGCCCAGTTCGAACGTCTGGGCGATGCGCGCGGGCAAGCCAAAGCCGCCGGTAATCTCGCGCAGGTGTTGAATCACGCGCACGCAACCGAGCAGGCGGAGCGGTATTACAAACGCGCCGCCGACTTGTTTCACCAACTCGATGATCGAATGCTCGAGTACGACACGCATCGCGCGTTGAGTCACATGCTGTTGATGACCGGACGTTTTCTCGAATCGCTCGCCGCGTACGATCGCGCGCTAGCGGCAAAGGGTGGCGCGGGTTTCCTGCGCGCGATCATCCAGATTCCGTTGCGAATCATGGGCGTGCGGTAATCGTGAAATCAAGACCCGAAGGGTCGCTTGCGAGCAACCCTTCGGGTCTTTTCTATTTCACCGTGAATTCTACTTTGCGGTCGAGTGTGCCGTTCACGAAAATCTCGACGCGGAATTTGCCGGGGGGCCAACTCCCGGAGGGCTGGAGCGTGAAATCAATGTTGCGCGTGCCATCGGCGGTCAGTTCGGTTTGATCAATCAGCGTGTTCGGCGGCGCAACGGTTCCAACATCCGTCGCGTACCACATCGCTTTGACTTTTGTGTTTGCCGACGCGTTTTGAATCGCGACGATCGCGTGGAAGGTGGCGGTTGGATTGAACTCGGTTGTTGGGTTGATCGGATCGCGTGTGTCCGATCTTGCATCGGTCGCCAGGGTTACACTTTTGACGATGCTAGACGACTTGGGCGCAGGAGTCGGCGCGAGCGGTGCAACCGTGAAATTCACGACGCGATCTAGCGCGCCGTTCACAAACACTTCGACGCGATATTTGCCGATGGGCCAAACGGTCGTGGGTTTGAGCGTGAAATCAATATTACGCGTGCCATCCGCCGTGACATCGGTTTGATCAATCACGGTGTTGGGCGGGGCGGCAGTGCCGACATCGGTCGCGTACCAGACGGTTTTGAACCGGGTATTTGCCGGCGCGTTCTGGGTCGCGACAATCGCGTGGAAGGTCGCGCTCGGTTGAAATTCGGTCGTCGGGTTGATGGGGTCTTTGGTGTCCGCTTTAGCATCCGTCGCCAGCGTCACACTGCGAACCAACGTGGACGGTTTTGCCGCCGGCGTTGCGGTGACCGCACGTGGTGTTGCTGTTGCGGGTACAGGCGTCGTGGTTGGCGGACGCGGCGTTGCCGTTGGTGGTACTGGCGTCGGTGTGGGCGCGGTCACGGAAAATTGGAGGGTGCGCTCAGTTTTGCCGTTGAGTTGCACATCCACTTTGTAGCTGCCCGGCGGCAAACGTCCCGCGTCCGGCTTGAACGTAAAATCAAGATTGCGCGTGCCGTCCGCTTTCAGTTCGAACTCGCCGATCTTGCTATTCGGCGCGCCGGCGTTCCCAATGTCAATCGCCGTCCACACTACTTTGACCGACGTGTCTTTTGGCGCATCCTTGATCGAAATGACCGCGTGAAAAACGGCTTGGTCGGGCGGAAACGCGTCGGTGATGCCGACCGGGTCAACGTTGTCGCCCTTGACTTCGCGCGCCATCACGCCGTTCGTGATGCTCGCGGTCGAGAACGAAAATTCGCACGCGAGCGCGGGCAGCGCGAGAATCGCGAGTAAGATCGCGAACGCGCGAAACGCATACAAACGACGAAACATAGCTTGTCCTCCTGGCAAGTTGGAAACTTGCGTTTCAATTTTGCGCGCGATTGTAGCGAAAGAGACGCGCGCTGTCAATGGGTGAAATAAAAAAACCTTGCGAAGGTTCTCAACCTTCGCAAGGTTGATCGTGTTCTATTCTTCGTCTTCTGCTTCCTCTTCGCCCGCGCGTTCCTTCTTTGCCTTTTCAATAATCTGGGAGGCGATATGACTGGGCACGGGATCGAGGTGGCTGAATTCCATCGTAAAGTACCCGCGACCCTGGGTCATCGAACGGAGGTCGGTCGCATAGCGTTGCATTTCGGCGAGCGGCGCTTGCGCGGTGACGACGCTCCACGCGCCTTTCTGATCCATGCCTTGCACACGCGCGCGTTTCGTATTCAAGTCGCCGAGCACGTCGCCCATAAAGTTTTCCGGCACGGTGATGACGAAATTCATCACGGGTTCGAGCAACACGGGACCGGCAAGCGGCATCCCGCTCTTGAACGCCTTGTGCGCCGCCAACTTGAACGCGATTTCGGACGAGTCTACCGGATGGTACGAACCGTCGTACAACACCGCGCGAAAATCAATCGTCGGAAAGCCGGCAAGCACACCCTTGTTGAGAATTTCGCGCATCCCTTTTTCGACTGCGGGGATGAACGAGTGGGGCACTGCGCCGCCAAACACTTCTTCGGTAAATTCAAACCCTGTGCCGCGCGGCAACGGCTCGAACCGAATCCAGGCATCGCCGAACTGACCGCGCCCGCCAGTCTGTTTCTTGTGACGACCTTGCACTTTGGCGGTCTTGGTGATGGATTCTTTGTACGGAATTTTCGGCACGCCGGTCAACAACTCGACGCCAAATTTTTGTTTCAAGCGACGCACCGCGACATCCACGTGCGAATCGCCCATGCCCGACATGATCGTTTCGTTCGTGTCGTGCTCGCGATACACGCGCAACGTCGGGTCTTCTTCGACGAGGCGTTGCAACGCCGTGCCCATCTTGTCGAGGTCGGTCTTGGTTTTTGGCGTGAGCGAAACCGAGTAGACTGGATTGGGGTACGCCACCGGCGACAACGCGAGCGCGTGCGCCTTGTCGCAGAAGGTATCGCCCGTCGCAGTCTCTTGCAGTTTTGCGACCGCGCCAATGTCGCCCGCGTTAATTTTCGCGACCGAAATTTGTTCCTTGCCGCGTAACACGTAGAGTTGACCGATGCGTTCGGTCGCGCTCGTGCGGGCGTTGAAGGTACTCGAGTTCGATTCCAGCGCGCCCGAGTAGACGCGGAAATAGGTGAGCTTGCCAACGTACGGGTCCGCCATCGTCTTGAACACGAACGCGGCGAGATTACCGGTTTCACTCACGGTGAGTTTCTCGTCTTTTTGCGTCGCGAGGTTCTTGGCGGTGACGGGCGCGCCTTCGAGCGGCGCGGGGAGATAATCGGCAAAGAATTTGAAAAGGTACTGCACGCCGATGTTCTGGGTCGCCGACGCGCACAAGACCGGCACGAGCGTGCCCGCGCGGAGACCCAGTTTCAAGCCCAGGCGAATTTCGTCCTCGGTCAGTTCTTCGCCGTTCAAAAATTTCTCGATCAACTTGTCGTCCGCTTCCGCGGCGACTTCGGTCAGTTTGACGCGTTCATCTTCGAGGCGCGCGGACAAATCGCCGGGCACCGCGCCTTCTTTTTCGCCGATGAATGCTTTGCGATTGACGACGTTGACTTCGCCTTTGAAATTCGCTTCCTTGCCGACCGGAATTTGCAATGAGACGACGCTCTTGCCGAAGCGTTCGCGCAATTGCGCGAGCACGCGATCATAATCCGCATTCTCGCGGTCGAGTTTGTTGATGATGATGATGCGCGGTAGTTTCATTTCGTCGGCGTACTGCCACACTAACTCGGTGCCTACTTCGACACCGCTCACCGCGTCCACCATCACGACGACGCATTCGGCGACGCGCAACGCGCTTTTGACTTCGCCGGCAAAGTCCATATAGCCGGGCGTGTCTAGCACATTGATCTTGTAGCCGTTCCATTCGCAGGGGACGAGCGAGGTGTTGATCGAAATCTTGCGGCGTTGTTCTTCGGGGTCAAAATCCGAGACGCTGGTGTTGTCGTCTACCTTACCGAGCCGCGTCACGGCGCCAGTGTTAAAGAGGAGCGCTTCGGCGAGCGAGGTCTTGCCAGAACTCGAGTGTCCTACCAAAACGATGTTGCGGATCTTGTCCGCCTTGTACTCATTCATAGGGCTTCACTGCCTCCATAAAAAGGTTACAAACAAAGGCAGAAGGATAAAGGATGAAGGATGAAACACTATTGTTTTTCATCCTTCATCCTTCTGCCTTCATCCTTTGATGAACATTATACCACAACATCAAAACCGCGCCAAAATGTTGCTTTCACTGGGCGAACGTGATAAACTGCGGGCGGTTGTTCGCGATCAGCGCGTACATCGTTAGGAGTTCGAGATATGGTCGAAATCGTTAAACGCAAGAGTTTCAAAAATCGTGATGCTTGGCACGCGTGGCTGGCAAAGAATTACGCGCGCGAAACTGAACTGTGGGTCGTGCTCTACAAAAAGAATAGCGGCAAGGCGAGTGTCTCGTACGATGAAGCCGTCGAAGAAGCGTTGTGCTTTGGCTGGATTGATGGTATCGCCAAAGGCATTGACGGCGAGAAATACGCGCAGCGATTTTCGCCGCGCCGCAAAGGAAGTATTTGGTCAGAGTCGAACAAAAAACGCGTCGCGAAAATGATCGCGCAGGGACGAATGACGGATGCGGGACTTGCCAAGATTCACGAGGCGAAACAAAATGGCGAATGGGACAAGGCGACGATCCGCGAGGACACGACGAACATTCCGCTCGAACTGAAACGCGCGCTCGCGGCAGACAAACAAGCGCAACAGAATTTTGACAAACTCGCGCCATCGCACAAGCGGCAATTCATCTATTGGATTACCGAAGCCAAGCGCGAAGAAACGCGTGCGCGGCGCATCGCGATGACAATTCAAATGGTGAAACAGAATCAAAGACTGGGGATTGATACGCGGATGAATCCGAAACAAAAGACGAGTGATGCGTGATGCGTGATCAGATAGCAGTACGCTCAGCGCGCCAGCGCGCGATTGAACGCGAAATCAAACGATTGGAACGGCGACTTGTTCCCTTGCGAATCTTGAGCAACCAAGTGTCGTGGTTGCGCGTCGGCACCTTTTTTGCCGGGCTGGGCGCGGCGGTAAGCATCGGCGCGCAAGTAAACGCGCTCGCCGGGTGGAGCGTGTTTGCCGTCGCCGCGATGATTTTTCTCGCGGTCGTGTTGTATCACCAACGATTGGAACGCTGGGTGGACACGTTCACTACATCGCGCGCGATTCGTTCCGACCAACTCGCGCGGATGACGCACGACTGGGAGCACATGGCGAACTTGACGTTTGCCCACGCGCGCGCGAAAACACTCGCGCTTGACCTCGATCTCACCGGACCGCGTTCGTTGCACCATTTACTTGACACGACACTGTCGCGCCAAGCGAGTCAACTCCTTGCCGATTGGCTGACCCAGGATCATCCGGCGCTCGAGCAAGTTCACGCGCGCCAGAGTATCGTGCGCGAGTTGGTTTCGTTCGCGCGCTTGCGCGAACGATTTGGGCTTACGTTTCGCCTGGTCTTGCGCGAGCCGTTGGAGGGCGAGAAACTGGTGCAGTGGTTATCGGTGGCGTTTGACGCGCATCGTTTGAAATGGGCTTTGCCTGCCGCGACCGGACTGGTCGCGCTCAATTTTATTCTCGTCGCCTTGAACCTTTGGGCTGGTTTCCCGGCATACTGGATTTTCTCTCTTTTGTTCTATCTGGCGTTTTACATTTTCAATCAAGCGTGGCTCACCACGATCTTTGGCGCGTTATCGCGGATGTCCGCGGAACTCGACCGGTTTAGCGTGATTCTCAATTTTCTGGAGAATGTTCCACTTGGCTCGCGCGAGCATCTCGCGCGCTTGTGCGCGCCGTTGTGCGATGCCGCGCATCCGCCATCCGCGTACACGCGCAAACTCAGACTCGTCGCGGTCGGCGTGGGTCTGCGCATGAATCCCGTGTTCGGGCTGGCGCTCAATCTCATCGCGCCCTGGGATTTCTTCTTTGCGTATCTCACGGTTCGCTCCCGCGCTCAGGTCGTCGAGTTGTTCCCGACGTGGATGCGCGTGTGCTACGAGTTGGACGCGTACATGGCGCTCGCGAATTTTGCATACCTGAATCCCGCGTACACGTTTCCCGACATCACGCGCGACGCCCAGCCGATTCTCGCCGTCCAAAACCTGGGTCATCCTTTAATTCCGCACGCGCAGAGCGTCCGCAATGATTTTCTGTTCGACGCGCTGGGCGAGTTGGCGATTATTACCGGCTCGAACATGGCGGGGAAAAGTACGTTTCTCAAATCAGTCGGTATCAACCTGTGTCTCGCGTATGCCGGCGCGCCGGTCGTCGCCACGCATTTTCGCGCGTTCCCATTTCGATTAGCGACCTGCATCCACATCACCGACTCGATCACCGATGGGTTCTCGTACTTTTACGCGGAGGTCAAATGCCTCAAGCGTTTGCTCGAAGAACTGAAAACGCGCGATGATTCGCCGTTGCTGTACCTGATTGACGAGATTTTTCGCGGCACGAATAATCGCGAACGATTCCTGGGTAGTCGTGCCTACATTCAAGCGTTACTCGGCGAGAATGGCGTTGGGCTGTTGGCGACGCACGATCTCGAACTGGCTGGGCTTGCCGAGCAACGTCCGCAGGTACGCAACTATCATTTCCGCGATGAGGTTGCCGACGGCAAATTGGTGTTCGACTACAAGATTCGCCGCGGTCCCTGTCCGACGACAAACGCCCTCAAGATCATGCGGATGGAGGGCTTGCCGATTCCAACCGGTTCGTGAATAAAAAATATACGACGCGGACCGATACCTTCGCCAATTAATTTTTTCATCCGCGAATCTCGCGAATCTTCGCGAATTTTTTGTTTCATTCGCGTTATTTGCGGATCAATTTGTGATTTTGACGAAGGTATTGGCGGACGAGTGCAGATAAAAAACTGATCCGCGTTCATCCGCGTTCATCCGCGTCCCATATTGCTTTTTTCGATAGGTGAACCAAGTTCCTATGCCAAACCGATCCTCTCGCGCGCACAGAACGCGCGGCACGTACACGCTCGTCATCCATCTTTCGCGCGCCCAAACGATTCGCGTCGGCGCGCTCAGCGAGTTCAAGTTTCCGCGCGGCTATTATCTCTACGTCGGCAGTGCGATGAACGGTTTGGCGCAACGCCTCGCGCGCCACGTTCGCCCCGACAAGAAAATGCACTGGCACATTGACTATTTGCTCGCGCACGGGCGTATCAAGGAAGTGTGGGCGCATCGAAGCGAAGATCGCTTGGAGTGTTTGTGGGCGCAAGCCGCGCTCGCCATGCCGGGCGCGCGCGTCATCGCGCCGCGTTTCGGCGCGAGCGATTGCAGTTGCGCGACGCACTTGATCTATTTCGCGAAACGTCCCATGAATTTGTCCGACGACTGATGCTGGTTTCAGGTCTTTGATTCGCTCGCAAGCGCGTGATATAATATCAACAGTCAACGAGGTCACCAAGTCTGAAATAAGCCGCTTTCTTGGTATCGTCATGTGCAGTATGGCGAATTCAATGCAGAGATCGCAATCGAAACCCTGGATATTCTGAAAGGTGATTTGCCGCGTCGTGTTCTAGGACTCGTGATTGAGTGGGCTGTTTTGCATCGTGCGGAATTGCGGCAAGACTGGGAACGCGCACAGGCAAAACGCGAGTTGAATTCGATTGAACCGTTGACATAGGGAGATAAAAATGCACCGAGTAATTAAAGTTCTGCCACAACCAGCATGACTGTGCGAATTCGTTTTGCCGATGGGTTAACCAGGCATCTCGATCTGCGTCCGTTCATCGGCGAAGGAATCTCCGCGCCATTGGCAAGCTGGGATTATTTCAAGCAAGTCACTGTCGAAGAAGGAGGCGGGATCACCTAGCCCAATGGCTATGATTTCTGCCCGGAGTTTTTGCATGATTATGTTCCAGAGTTGAATCCGGCATAGTATCTCATTCGTTCGCTCTGGGATTATCTGGCGACTGACGACGGTGGGCTGACGACTACTTTTGCCAAATCGCGCCGAGTGTGCTAAACTATCAACCGTAATCGCCCCTGTAGCTCAGTGGATTAGAGCAGTGGCCTCCGGAGCCATGTGCGGGAGTCCGAGTCTCCCCAGGGGTACACGCAAAACCCGCTTTCCTTTTTTCAGGGGAAGCGGGTTTGTCAATTTTTATCGGCGGTCAGTGGTCGGCGGTCAGTCATCAGATGTGCCCCTGCCGAATCAGATTCCACAACGCGGCATAACCAATTGGCAGTGGAAGCCAGAACGCGAGTGCACGCGAAATCAACAGCGCAGTCATCGCGATGGCTTGCGGCATTCCGGCGGTTGCCGCGAGCAGAACGATGCCCGACCCCATGATCGCAACTTCACCCGGCGCGGCGCTCAACGTCGTCAAGAAACTCGCCGAAGTGTAAACCAGGATCAGCACGTCCCAACCGATTGTCGCATCCACCGCGCGAAACGCGGAATAGAGCGCGAGCAAGCCGGCAAAATTCCGCACCACATTCATCGCGAGCGAAATCGTCGCGGGGAGCGGATAGCGCACCGCGAGCGTCATCCCATCGTAAAAATCGCCGATCCATTTGAGCACGCGTTCCGGGTGAAATACCGCGCGATGCAGCACGCGTCGCGCGAGATGATCCAATCCGCGCGCACACCACAACGCGACGCGCTCGACCCAGGTTCGTCGCGTGTAAAGATACAGTAGTACGACGACGAGCAAGATGCCGCCAATCGGCAACGCGCCGATATAGCGTTCCAGCGGCAACGCGGCGCGCGTAGACGCGAACAGCGCGATACCAACGAGCAGGGTCGGCACGCCGACGATCAACCCATTGATATTCTCGATGAGGAAAATCGCGGCGACCGAGCCGGTCGTCACTCCATGCCGCCGCAGACAGAGCAATCGCACGAGCATTCCCGGCGCGCCGCCGGTGGACACCATGCGATTCGCCGCCGCGCCGGCAAAGAACGCTTGCACCAGCGGCGACAGCGGCACGTGGCGCTCGAACATGCGCGCGAGCGCGCGCGTCGAGTTCGCACTCGCAACATAGCGCAGGACCTCCGCGCCGATGGCTAACGCGATAAATCCTGGGTTCGCGTGACGCAACGCGGCGAGCACACGATCCACCCCG
This portion of the Chloroflexota bacterium genome encodes:
- a CDS encoding DUF4160 domain-containing protein, which codes for MQYGEFNAEIAIETLDILKGDLPRRVLGLVIEWAVLHRAELRQDWERAQAKRELNSIEPLT
- a CDS encoding DUF2442 domain-containing protein; amino-acid sequence: MTVRIRFADGLTRHLDLRPFIGEGISAPLASWDYFKQVTVEEGGGIT
- a CDS encoding flippase-like domain-containing protein, producing MDNPSITVRRHWVERRHWIQLGIVAVIVFLLVPHLVGVDRVLAALRHANPGFIALAIGAEVLRYVASANSTRALARMFERHVPLSPLVQAFFAGAAANRMVSTGGAPGMLVRLLCLRRHGVTTGSVAAIFLIENINGLIVGVPTLLVGIALFASTRAALPLERYIGALPIGGILLVVVLLYLYTRRTWVERVALWCARGLDHLARRVLHRAVFHPERVLKWIGDFYDGMTLAVRYPLPATISLAMNVVRNFAGLLALYSAFRAVDATIGWDVLILVYTSASFLTTLSAAPGEVAIMGSGIVLLAATAGMPQAIAMTALLISRALAFWLPLPIGYAALWNLIRQGHI